One Rhizobium sp. NRK18 genomic window carries:
- a CDS encoding primosomal protein N', whose product MAKDSPPHSENLFGALFDDSGAGRVVPVLVPMPAPVPYSYKVPTGMHVEPGSIVQVPLGPRQVIGVVWDESGSETGLDPKKLKPITHAFDCPPLTDGMRRFLDWLAAYTLSPPGLVARMALRAPAAFEPEPMVEGLRYLGGEPERRTAARERVLELAGDGLSWTRSGLARAAGVSASVVDGLIAQGLFETVFLPPPPVVAPPDPDYTAPRLEGPQKEAAEEICHHVRKGGFSVSLIDGVTGSGKTEVYFEAIAETLRQGRQVLILLPEIALTSSFLERFQDRFGSKPAEWHSDLAPRTREKVWRQVTTGEVKVAAGARSALFLPFENLGLIIVDEEHDPAYKQEDRVFYNARDMAVVRGRIDDFPVVLVSATPSVESQVNALSGRYEPVHLPTRFGDAAMPDLHLIDMRRHAPERGGFLSPVMLRGIKKTLEKEEQALLFLNRRGYAPLTLCRVCGHRFQCPNCSSWLVEHRFKGQIQCHQCGYFEKTPDACPECGTLDHLVACGPGVERIAEEVERHFPEARTIVLSSDMTGGVKRLRLELEAIEKGEVDIVIGTQLVAKGHNFPLMTLVGIVDADLGLSNGDPRAAERTFQLLSQVTGRAGRSGLKSRGLIQTYQPQHPVMQAIVSGNAEAFYDREINEREKALLPPFGRLASIIVSAESRADAENHARALRAAAPHVSGVAVLGPAEAALALVRGRHRFRLLVHGRRNSDMQAFLKEMLAKGPKARGSVQVQVDIDPQSFL is encoded by the coding sequence ATGGCAAAGGATTCGCCCCCACATTCCGAAAACCTGTTCGGCGCGCTGTTTGACGATAGCGGGGCGGGGCGAGTCGTGCCCGTGCTTGTGCCCATGCCGGCGCCGGTGCCCTATTCCTACAAGGTACCGACCGGCATGCATGTGGAACCGGGTTCGATCGTACAGGTGCCGTTGGGACCAAGGCAGGTGATTGGCGTCGTCTGGGACGAAAGCGGCTCCGAGACGGGCCTCGACCCCAAGAAGCTGAAGCCGATCACGCACGCCTTCGACTGCCCGCCGCTGACCGATGGCATGCGCCGCTTTCTGGATTGGCTTGCCGCCTATACCTTGTCGCCGCCGGGCCTCGTTGCGCGTATGGCGCTGCGCGCGCCCGCGGCCTTCGAGCCCGAACCGATGGTGGAAGGCTTGCGTTATCTGGGCGGAGAGCCGGAGCGCAGGACGGCGGCGCGCGAGCGTGTGCTGGAGCTTGCCGGCGATGGGCTGTCCTGGACGAGGAGTGGTCTTGCCCGCGCGGCGGGCGTTTCGGCCAGCGTCGTTGACGGGCTCATCGCGCAGGGGCTGTTCGAAACGGTGTTCCTGCCGCCGCCGCCAGTGGTGGCACCGCCCGATCCGGACTATACCGCGCCGCGGCTCGAGGGGCCGCAGAAAGAGGCGGCCGAAGAGATTTGCCACCATGTCCGCAAGGGCGGCTTTTCCGTGTCGCTGATCGACGGGGTGACGGGTTCGGGCAAGACGGAAGTCTATTTCGAGGCGATCGCCGAGACGCTGCGGCAGGGCCGGCAGGTGCTGATCCTGTTGCCGGAAATCGCGCTGACCTCCAGCTTCCTCGAGCGCTTCCAGGACCGTTTCGGTTCCAAGCCGGCCGAATGGCATTCGGACCTTGCGCCGCGCACTCGCGAGAAGGTGTGGCGGCAGGTGACGACCGGTGAGGTCAAGGTCGCGGCCGGCGCCCGCTCGGCGCTGTTCCTGCCGTTCGAGAACCTCGGGCTGATCATCGTCGACGAAGAGCACGACCCTGCCTACAAGCAGGAGGACCGGGTGTTCTACAACGCCCGCGACATGGCCGTGGTGCGCGGCCGCATCGACGATTTTCCGGTGGTGCTGGTCTCTGCCACGCCGTCGGTCGAAAGCCAGGTGAACGCCCTGTCCGGACGCTACGAGCCGGTGCATCTGCCGACGCGCTTCGGCGATGCGGCGATGCCCGATCTGCATCTGATCGACATGCGCCGGCACGCGCCGGAGCGCGGCGGCTTCCTGTCGCCGGTCATGCTGCGCGGCATCAAGAAGACACTGGAGAAAGAAGAGCAGGCGCTTCTGTTCCTGAACAGGCGGGGCTATGCGCCGCTGACGCTCTGCCGGGTATGCGGCCATCGCTTCCAGTGCCCGAACTGCTCCAGCTGGCTGGTCGAACATCGGTTCAAGGGCCAGATCCAGTGCCACCAGTGCGGCTATTTCGAGAAGACGCCGGACGCCTGCCCGGAATGCGGCACGCTCGACCATCTGGTCGCCTGCGGTCCCGGCGTCGAACGCATTGCCGAGGAGGTCGAACGTCACTTCCCGGAGGCGCGCACGATCGTGCTGTCCTCCGACATGACCGGCGGGGTCAAACGGCTGCGGCTGGAACTCGAGGCGATCGAGAAGGGCGAGGTCGATATCGTCATCGGCACCCAGCTGGTGGCCAAGGGACACAACTTTCCGCTGATGACGCTGGTCGGCATCGTCGACGCCGATCTCGGGCTTTCCAACGGCGATCCGCGGGCGGCAGAGCGAACCTTCCAGCTGCTCTCGCAGGTGACCGGGCGCGCCGGCCGGTCGGGCCTGAAGAGCCGCGGTCTCATCCAGACCTATCAGCCGCAGCATCCGGTCATGCAGGCCATCGTCTCGGGCAATGCCGAAGCCTTCTACGACCGCGAGATCAACGAACGTGAGAAAGCACTGCTGCCGCCCTTCGGCCGGCTGGCTTCGATCATCGTCTCGGCAGAAAGCCGCGCGGATGCCGAAAACCATGCCCGTGCCCTTCGCGCCGCGGCGCCGCATGTCTCGGGCGTTGCGGTGCTCGGCCCGGCGGAGGCGGCATTGGCGCTGGTGCGCGGCCGTCACCGCTTCCGACTACTGGTCCACGGGCGGCGCAATTCGGACATGCAGGCGTTCTTGAAGGAGATGCTCGCCAAGGGGCCGAAGGCACGTGGCTCCGTCCAGGTCCAGGTCGACATCGACCCGCAGAGCTTCCTCTGA
- a CDS encoding SDR family oxidoreductase: MADGPVLLVTGGSRGIGAAVCILAARQGWRVAVNFVRNGEAAQSVVDRIKAMGGEALAVQGDASEEEDIAAIYDVVDNAFGRLDGLVNNAGIIGMPVRVDEMSRERIERIFKVNVLGPMRVAAEAVKRMSTRHGGEGGVIVNLSSAAAMLGSPGEFVDYAASKGAIDVFTLGLAKEVAEEGIRVNAVRPGLIHTDIQADAGNPNRAHDLAHAVPMKRAGEPEEVASTIVFLLSNEASYVTGAVLNVTGGR, from the coding sequence ATGGCTGACGGACCCGTTCTTCTCGTGACCGGCGGCAGCCGGGGCATCGGCGCCGCGGTCTGCATCCTTGCCGCCCGTCAGGGCTGGCGGGTCGCCGTCAATTTCGTGCGCAACGGCGAGGCGGCGCAGTCCGTCGTCGACCGGATCAAGGCGATGGGCGGCGAAGCGCTTGCCGTGCAGGGCGATGCCTCCGAAGAGGAGGATATCGCGGCGATCTACGACGTCGTCGACAATGCGTTCGGTCGTCTCGACGGTCTGGTCAACAATGCCGGCATCATCGGCATGCCGGTCAGGGTCGACGAGATGAGCCGCGAGCGCATCGAGCGGATTTTCAAGGTCAATGTGCTCGGGCCGATGCGCGTTGCGGCGGAAGCGGTCAAGCGCATGTCGACGCGTCATGGCGGCGAGGGTGGCGTGATCGTCAACCTGTCCTCGGCGGCGGCCATGCTCGGCTCGCCGGGTGAATTCGTCGACTATGCCGCTTCCAAGGGGGCGATCGACGTGTTCACGCTCGGTCTCGCCAAGGAAGTCGCCGAGGAAGGAATCCGCGTCAACGCCGTGCGTCCCGGGCTCATCCATACCGACATCCAGGCGGATGCCGGCAATCCCAATCGTGCGCACGATCTGGCACACGCCGTTCCGATGAAGCGGGCCGGCGAGCCCGAGGAAGTGGCCAGCACGATCGTGTTTCTTTTGTCCAACGAGGCATCCTACGTCACGGGTGCCGTGCTTAATGTGACCGGCGGCAGATAG
- a CDS encoding DUF4345 domain-containing protein codes for MEFYFPEQFGEQLAFAAATVTALLGLVVMLAPGVGLRLLSLQASAPAGLAEARSTIGGFYLGFGVVAIMLAQDWIYLALGAAFAAALFGRILSLLADRAFGLKTLLPLLLQLVLGGLPLGYVFGLFQ; via the coding sequence ATGGAGTTCTATTTTCCGGAACAGTTCGGTGAACAGCTTGCCTTCGCGGCAGCGACGGTGACCGCACTTCTCGGTCTCGTGGTCATGCTCGCACCGGGCGTCGGTCTGCGCCTTCTTTCATTGCAGGCGTCAGCTCCGGCCGGTCTCGCGGAAGCCCGCTCGACGATCGGCGGTTTCTACCTCGGCTTCGGCGTTGTGGCCATCATGCTCGCACAAGACTGGATCTATCTGGCGCTTGGCGCGGCATTCGCCGCTGCACTTTTCGGCCGTATCCTGTCGCTCCTGGCCGACCGCGCATTCGGTTTGAAAACATTGCTTCCGCTGCTACTGCAACTCGTCCTCGGCGGCCTGCCGCTCGGCTATGTTTTCGGGCTTTTTCAATAG
- the odhB gene encoding 2-oxoglutarate dehydrogenase complex dihydrolipoyllysine-residue succinyltransferase — protein MATEIRVPTLGESVSEATVGTWLKKVGDTVTADEPLLELETDKVSIEVPAPASGVLSEIVAAEGETVELNALLGNISEGAGAAAAAPAEKPAAAAPAPAAAPAPAAAPAGDMPPAPAAAKMMAEKGVSADQVEGSGKRGQVLKGDVIAAIAKGPSVTAEAPKAARAPSSVDDAPREERVKMTRLRQTIAKRLKDAQNTAAMLTTYNEVDMSAVMSMRNKYKDIFEKKHGVKLGFMGFFTKAVTHALKELPAVNAEIDGTDIIYKNFCHIGVAVGTDKGLVVPVVRDADQMSIAEVEKEIGRLGKAARDGQLSMADMQGGTFTISNGGVYGSLMSSPILNAPQSGILGMHKIQERPMAIGGQVVIRPMMYLALSYDHRIVDGKEAVTFLVRVKESLEDPERLVLDL, from the coding sequence ATGGCCACTGAAATCCGCGTACCCACCCTCGGCGAGTCCGTTTCGGAAGCAACCGTCGGCACCTGGCTCAAGAAGGTCGGCGACACCGTTACCGCCGACGAGCCTCTGCTCGAACTGGAAACCGACAAGGTTTCGATCGAAGTGCCGGCTCCGGCGTCGGGCGTCCTGTCCGAGATCGTTGCTGCCGAAGGCGAGACGGTCGAGCTCAATGCGCTGCTCGGCAACATCTCGGAAGGTGCCGGCGCCGCCGCTGCCGCTCCGGCTGAAAAGCCGGCTGCCGCCGCGCCTGCACCCGCCGCTGCTCCGGCTCCGGCCGCAGCTCCGGCAGGCGACATGCCGCCGGCACCGGCCGCTGCCAAGATGATGGCAGAAAAGGGCGTTTCCGCCGATCAGGTCGAAGGGTCCGGCAAGCGTGGCCAGGTGCTGAAGGGCGACGTGATCGCCGCCATCGCCAAGGGCCCATCGGTTACCGCCGAAGCGCCGAAGGCCGCCCGCGCGCCGTCGTCCGTCGACGATGCGCCGCGTGAAGAGCGCGTCAAGATGACCCGCCTGCGTCAGACGATCGCCAAGCGCCTGAAGGATGCCCAGAACACGGCTGCAATGCTGACCACCTACAACGAGGTGGACATGAGCGCCGTGATGTCCATGCGCAACAAGTACAAGGACATCTTCGAGAAGAAGCACGGCGTGAAGCTCGGCTTCATGGGCTTCTTCACCAAGGCCGTGACGCATGCGCTGAAGGAACTGCCAGCGGTCAACGCCGAAATCGACGGCACCGATATCATCTACAAGAACTTCTGCCACATCGGCGTCGCCGTCGGCACGGACAAGGGCCTCGTCGTTCCGGTCGTACGCGATGCCGACCAGATGTCGATTGCCGAAGTCGAGAAAGAAATCGGCCGCCTCGGCAAGGCTGCCCGTGACGGCCAGCTGTCGATGGCCGACATGCAGGGCGGCACGTTCACCATCTCCAACGGCGGCGTCTACGGTTCGCTGATGTCCTCGCCGATCCTCAATGCCCCGCAGTCGGGCATTCTCGGCATGCACAAGATCCAGGAGCGTCCGATGGCTATCGGCGGTCAGGTCGTCATCCGTCCGATGATGTATCTGGCGCTCTCCTACGATCACCGTATCGTCGACGGCAAGGAAGCCGTGACCTTCCTGGTGCGCGTCAAGGAAAGCCTGGAGGATCCGGAACGCCTGGTTCTCGATCTCTAA
- a CDS encoding tyrosine recombinase XerC encodes MDGLLIIADPFMAAIRKAWLESLEKERRLSPKTIEAYERDTRQFLQFMTKHLGGPVRIKDITALRPADLRAFLAHRRREDDVGARSLGRNLAGLRSFLRYLEKKGLVNAAGAGAIRSPKQPKSLPKPLSGSQALDVISQDAQMSAEPWIAARDAAVLALLYGCGLRISEALGLTPSAIPAGARSLRITGKGGKTRLVPLLAAVHEAVESYVRLCPYHLDPEKPLFRGARGGPLQPAIIQREMQKLRSALGLPDTATPHALRHSFATHLLAGGGDLRTIQELLGHASLSTTQVYTGVDTARLLDVYDRAHPRA; translated from the coding sequence TTGGACGGTCTTCTGATCATTGCAGATCCCTTTATGGCGGCGATCCGCAAGGCCTGGCTCGAAAGCCTGGAAAAGGAACGGCGCCTGTCGCCCAAGACCATCGAGGCCTATGAGCGCGATACGCGCCAGTTCCTGCAGTTCATGACCAAGCATCTCGGCGGGCCCGTGCGCATCAAGGACATCACCGCTTTGCGCCCGGCGGACCTGCGCGCCTTTCTCGCCCATCGCCGCCGTGAAGACGATGTCGGCGCCCGCTCGCTCGGCCGCAACCTTGCCGGTCTGCGCTCCTTCCTGCGCTATCTGGAAAAGAAGGGTCTTGTGAATGCCGCCGGCGCCGGCGCGATCCGCTCGCCGAAACAGCCGAAATCGCTGCCGAAGCCGCTCTCCGGCAGCCAGGCGCTCGACGTGATCAGCCAGGACGCACAAATGAGCGCCGAACCGTGGATCGCCGCGCGCGACGCCGCCGTGCTGGCGCTGCTCTACGGCTGCGGTCTGCGTATCTCCGAAGCGCTCGGCCTGACGCCGTCAGCCATTCCGGCCGGAGCGCGCAGCCTGCGCATCACCGGCAAGGGCGGCAAGACCCGGCTGGTGCCGCTGCTTGCAGCCGTTCACGAGGCCGTCGAGAGCTATGTCAGGCTCTGCCCCTACCATCTCGATCCGGAAAAGCCGCTGTTTCGCGGTGCGCGTGGCGGACCGCTGCAACCGGCCATCATCCAGCGCGAGATGCAGAAATTGCGGAGCGCACTCGGCTTGCCGGATACCGCGACGCCGCACGCGCTGCGCCACTCCTTCGCCACGCATCTTCTGGCCGGCGGCGGCGACCTGCGCACCATCCAGGAACTGCTTGGCCATGCCAGCCTGTCGACCACGCAGGTCTATACCGGCGTCGACACGGCAAGGCTCCTCGACGTCTATGACCGCGCCCATCCGCGCGCCTGA
- a CDS encoding TraB/GumN family protein: MQDKTISARRGPVDLLADSTLFLVCAFHVLLAASLIIVLAGISPAHAADDSCSGRDLIPVLRKDDPAAYDKMEAAADATPNRKGIFYRIDKEGVAPSYLLGTMHVTDPRVLAMPKAAQAPVKQANTIIIETDEVLDEKKSTAALLSRPDLTMFTDGSTITSLLDDKEKAELEAGLKERGIPLASVKLMKPWLIASFVALPACEMARKAAGASFLDKKIAEDAVERGQKVAGLETMVEQLQAMADLPAEFHVKSLIATLNMGDKLQDVMETMADLYLTGDIGMIMPMLEAVSPDEDASQEDSYASFEKRIVTDRNAVMAERAAPYFEKGGAFMAVGALHLPGKDGLVELLRRQGYTVTALD; the protein is encoded by the coding sequence ATGCAGGACAAGACCATCTCCGCCCGCCGCGGACCTGTCGACCTTTTGGCCGACTCGACACTTTTCCTGGTTTGCGCATTCCACGTGCTTTTGGCCGCAAGCCTGATCATCGTGCTCGCAGGCATTTCCCCGGCCCATGCCGCAGACGACAGCTGCAGCGGTCGCGACCTCATTCCGGTTTTGCGCAAGGACGATCCGGCTGCCTACGACAAGATGGAAGCCGCCGCCGACGCCACGCCGAACCGCAAGGGCATCTTCTACCGGATCGACAAGGAGGGCGTTGCGCCATCCTACCTGCTCGGCACGATGCATGTGACCGATCCTCGGGTGCTCGCCATGCCGAAGGCTGCACAGGCGCCGGTCAAGCAGGCGAACACGATCATCATCGAGACCGACGAGGTGCTGGACGAGAAGAAGTCGACCGCAGCGCTTCTCAGCCGGCCCGACCTGACCATGTTCACTGACGGTTCGACCATCACGTCGCTGCTCGACGACAAGGAGAAGGCAGAACTGGAGGCCGGCCTGAAGGAGCGGGGGATTCCGCTTGCCAGCGTCAAGCTGATGAAGCCCTGGCTGATCGCCAGCTTTGTGGCCCTGCCCGCCTGCGAAATGGCTCGCAAGGCGGCGGGCGCTTCATTCCTGGACAAGAAGATCGCCGAGGATGCGGTCGAGCGCGGCCAGAAGGTCGCCGGACTGGAAACCATGGTCGAACAGCTGCAGGCCATGGCCGATCTGCCGGCGGAATTCCACGTCAAGTCGCTGATCGCCACGCTGAACATGGGCGACAAGCTGCAGGACGTGATGGAAACGATGGCCGATCTCTACCTGACCGGCGACATCGGCATGATCATGCCGATGCTGGAAGCCGTCTCGCCGGACGAGGACGCATCGCAGGAGGATAGCTACGCCTCCTTCGAGAAGCGGATCGTGACCGACCGCAATGCGGTAATGGCGGAGCGTGCGGCGCCCTATTTCGAGAAGGGCGGCGCATTCATGGCGGTTGGCGCCCTGCACCTGCCGGGCAAGGACGGTCTCGTGGAACTCCTTCGCCGGCAGGGCTACACCGTCACCGCTCTCGACTGA
- a CDS encoding LysE family transporter, protein MHQYLIELASLMAIFSFGIIAPGADTAMVMRQAIVHGRKAAILTSFGIGTSLMFHVTYTILGLGLIISQSILLFNVIKWAGVAYLVYIGIQSFRAGKVSLDAPIAETAVKAQSAAKGFALGFMANALNPKPVFFFLSIFSTVVSLYTPAMVKFGYGLVMASCLIAWFVAMSFFLTIPRMRASFERASKWINRASGAVFIAFGLKLATEKAG, encoded by the coding sequence ATGCATCAGTACCTGATCGAACTTGCATCGCTGATGGCGATCTTCTCCTTCGGTATTATCGCGCCGGGGGCCGATACCGCCATGGTCATGCGCCAGGCGATCGTCCACGGCCGCAAGGCGGCGATCCTGACGAGCTTCGGCATCGGTACGTCGCTGATGTTTCATGTGACCTACACGATCCTCGGCCTGGGCCTGATCATTTCGCAGTCGATCCTCCTCTTCAACGTCATCAAGTGGGCGGGCGTCGCCTATCTCGTCTATATCGGCATCCAGTCCTTCCGCGCCGGCAAGGTCTCGCTCGATGCGCCGATTGCCGAGACGGCAGTCAAGGCGCAGTCCGCGGCCAAGGGCTTTGCGCTGGGCTTCATGGCGAATGCTCTCAATCCGAAACCGGTGTTCTTCTTCCTTTCGATCTTTTCGACGGTCGTCAGCCTGTACACGCCGGCTATGGTCAAGTTCGGCTACGGTCTGGTGATGGCCAGCTGCCTGATCGCATGGTTCGTCGCCATGTCCTTCTTCCTGACCATTCCTCGCATGCGGGCGTCTTTCGAGCGCGCCAGCAAGTGGATCAACCGGGCAAGCGGCGCGGTCTTCATCGCCTTCGGGCTGAAGCTCGCGACGGAGAAGGCAGGCTGA
- a CDS encoding cytochrome b, producing MASNTQLSYSIAQRSIHWLMALLIFFNLIFSDGMEAWSRAVRNGGTADADVVGSANIHAYVGIAILVLALIRLAFRLVQGAPEAPADEPPVAKLLSSLAHGTFYILFFIMPLAGIGAYYFGNETAGFLHGGPLKLILWVLIVAHVGAALIHHFYWKTDVLKRMTSGVKA from the coding sequence ATGGCGTCTAATACTCAACTTTCCTACAGCATTGCGCAGCGCTCCATTCATTGGCTGATGGCGCTCCTGATTTTCTTCAACCTGATCTTTTCCGACGGGATGGAGGCATGGAGCCGCGCGGTGCGCAATGGCGGCACCGCCGACGCTGACGTCGTCGGTTCGGCGAACATCCATGCCTATGTGGGTATCGCTATTCTGGTCCTGGCGTTGATCCGGCTCGCTTTCCGGCTCGTGCAGGGCGCGCCGGAGGCGCCGGCAGACGAGCCGCCCGTGGCCAAGCTCCTGTCCTCGCTGGCGCATGGCACCTTCTACATCCTGTTCTTCATCATGCCGCTTGCCGGCATCGGCGCCTACTACTTCGGCAACGAAACCGCCGGCTTCCTGCATGGCGGGCCGCTGAAGCTGATCCTCTGGGTGCTGATCGTGGCACATGTCGGTGCCGCGCTGATCCATCACTTCTACTGGAAGACGGATGTGCTGAAGCGCATGACGAGCGGCGTCAAGGCCTGA
- a CDS encoding F0F1 ATP synthase subunit delta, with product MPVADTSQLVSGVAERYAASLFDLASESGSVDAVQADLDGFQAMIDDSADFKRLVESPVFSADDQFTAISAICEKAGVSGLVANFLKVVAKNRRLFALPGMIRAFRLIAARNRGEVSADVTSAHALSDAQVIELKEALKGVTGKDVAVNLTVDPSLLGGLIVKVGSRQIDTSLRTKLSTLKLSLKEVG from the coding sequence GTGCCCGTGGCAGATACATCCCAGCTCGTTTCCGGTGTTGCGGAAAGATACGCCGCATCGCTGTTTGATCTGGCTTCCGAAAGCGGTTCGGTCGACGCCGTTCAGGCCGACCTCGACGGCTTCCAGGCGATGATTGACGACAGCGCTGATTTCAAGCGCCTCGTCGAGAGCCCTGTCTTTTCTGCCGACGACCAGTTTACCGCCATCTCCGCAATTTGCGAGAAGGCTGGCGTTTCGGGTCTCGTCGCCAATTTTCTCAAGGTGGTCGCCAAGAACCGCCGCCTGTTCGCGCTGCCGGGCATGATCCGGGCGTTCCGCCTGATCGCTGCCCGCAATCGCGGTGAAGTTTCCGCCGACGTGACCTCGGCGCATGCGCTTTCCGACGCGCAGGTCATCGAATTGAAGGAGGCGCTGAAGGGCGTTACCGGCAAGGACGTCGCCGTCAATCTGACGGTCGATCCCTCCCTGCTTGGCGGCCTGATCGTCAAGGTGGGGTCCCGCCAGATCGATACCTCCCTTCGCACCAAACTTTCCACTCTTAAGCTTTCACTGAAAGAGGTTGGCTGA
- a CDS encoding LysE family translocator codes for MTPEFLLTALIVVLAPGTGVLYTVSTGLGQGRTQSLAAAFGCTLGIVPHILASSLGLAAILHTSALVFQGFKFAGAAYLIYLAWMTLKDKGPVRFEAAATPYGLARIARTGFLINILNPKLSIFFLAFLPQFIPADSPHTLATMLELGGIFMLMTFVVFVGYGVFAARVRTYILASERAMSWIRRTSAMAFCALGVKLALATR; via the coding sequence ATGACCCCGGAATTTCTGCTGACAGCGCTGATCGTCGTTCTGGCTCCGGGTACGGGCGTTCTCTACACGGTGTCCACCGGTCTCGGTCAGGGCCGCACCCAATCGCTGGCCGCCGCTTTCGGATGTACCCTCGGCATCGTCCCGCACATTCTTGCCTCGTCACTCGGCCTTGCCGCGATCCTTCACACCAGCGCTCTGGTGTTTCAGGGCTTCAAGTTCGCCGGTGCCGCCTACCTGATCTATCTGGCCTGGATGACGCTGAAGGACAAAGGGCCGGTGCGCTTCGAAGCTGCTGCCACACCCTATGGTCTCGCGCGCATCGCCCGGACGGGCTTCCTGATCAACATCCTCAATCCGAAGCTGTCGATCTTCTTCCTGGCCTTCCTGCCGCAGTTCATTCCGGCGGATAGCCCGCATACGCTTGCGACGATGCTGGAACTCGGCGGTATCTTCATGCTGATGACATTCGTCGTGTTTGTCGGTTACGGTGTGTTTGCGGCACGGGTCCGTACCTACATTCTCGCCAGCGAGCGGGCGATGAGCTGGATCCGCCGCACGTCGGCCATGGCCTTCTGCGCCCTTGGCGTCAAGCTGGCGCTGGCGACGCGCTGA
- the lpdA gene encoding dihydrolipoyl dehydrogenase, which produces MSYDVVVIGTGPGGYVCAIKAAQLGLKVAVIEKRATFGGTCLNIGCIPSKALLHASEVYAHTAHGIEELGVEVSKPKLNLAKMLTHKDNTVKSNVDGVQFLFKKNKIDTFLGTGQILGEGKVSVTSDSGEVKELETKNIVIATGSDVAGIPGLSVDIDEKVIVSSTGAIALEKVPQKMIVVGGGVIGLELGSVWSRLGAQVTVVEYLDKILGPMDGEVSKQFQRMLTKQGFEFQLSAKVTGVEKAGSGAKVTYEPVKGGDAVTLEADVVLIATGRKPFTEGLGLGKAGVVLDKAGRVEINNHFQTSVQGIYAIGDVVKGPMLAHKAEDEGVALAEILAGQAGHVNYDVIPSVVYTQPEVASVGKTEEELKAAGVAYKVGKFPFTANGRARAMLATDGFVKILADKDTDRVLGAHIVGYGAGEMIHEAAVLMEFGGSSEDLGRTCHAHPTMSEAVKEAALATFFKPIHM; this is translated from the coding sequence ATGTCTTATGATGTCGTCGTGATCGGAACCGGCCCCGGCGGTTATGTCTGCGCAATCAAGGCCGCACAGCTCGGCCTGAAGGTCGCGGTGATCGAGAAGCGCGCCACGTTCGGCGGTACCTGCCTCAACATCGGCTGCATTCCGTCGAAGGCGCTGCTGCATGCCTCCGAGGTCTATGCCCATACCGCACACGGCATCGAAGAGCTCGGCGTCGAGGTTTCCAAGCCGAAGCTGAACCTCGCCAAGATGCTGACGCACAAGGACAACACCGTTAAGTCCAACGTTGACGGCGTGCAGTTCCTGTTCAAGAAGAACAAGATCGACACCTTCCTGGGCACCGGCCAGATCCTCGGCGAAGGCAAGGTTTCCGTCACCAGCGACAGCGGTGAAGTGAAGGAACTGGAAACGAAGAACATCGTCATTGCCACCGGTTCGGACGTTGCCGGCATTCCCGGCCTTTCCGTCGATATCGACGAGAAGGTGATTGTCTCTTCGACCGGCGCGATCGCGCTCGAGAAGGTGCCGCAGAAGATGATCGTCGTCGGCGGCGGTGTCATCGGCCTCGAACTCGGTTCCGTCTGGTCGCGCCTCGGCGCGCAGGTGACGGTCGTCGAATATCTCGACAAGATTCTCGGCCCGATGGACGGCGAAGTCTCCAAGCAGTTCCAGCGCATGCTGACGAAGCAGGGCTTCGAATTCCAGCTGTCGGCCAAGGTAACCGGCGTCGAGAAGGCCGGAAGCGGTGCCAAGGTAACCTATGAGCCCGTGAAGGGCGGCGATGCCGTGACGCTCGAAGCCGACGTCGTGCTGATTGCCACCGGCCGCAAGCCGTTCACCGAAGGCCTCGGCCTCGGCAAGGCCGGCGTCGTGCTCGACAAGGCCGGGCGGGTCGAGATCAACAATCACTTCCAGACGTCCGTCCAGGGCATCTATGCGATCGGCGACGTGGTCAAGGGTCCGATGCTGGCGCACAAGGCGGAAGACGAAGGCGTGGCGCTGGCCGAAATCCTGGCCGGTCAGGCCGGCCATGTGAACTACGATGTCATTCCGAGCGTCGTCTACACGCAGCCGGAAGTGGCTTCCGTCGGCAAGACCGAGGAAGAGCTGAAGGCCGCCGGCGTTGCCTACAAGGTCGGCAAGTTCCCGTTCACCGCCAATGGCCGCGCGCGGGCCATGCTGGCGACCGACGGCTTCGTCAAGATTCTGGCCGACAAGGACACCGACCGCGTGCTCGGCGCCCACATCGTCGGCTACGGCGCAGGCGAGATGATCCACGAGGCAGCGGTGCTGATGGAGTTCGGCGGTTCGTCGGAAGACCTCGGCCGCACCTGCCACGCCCACCCGACCATGTCGGAAGCGGTCAAGGAGGCGGCGCTCGCCACCTTCTTCAAGCCGATCCACATGTGA